Proteins encoded together in one Rhizobium bangladeshense window:
- a CDS encoding aldose epimerase family protein — translation MSEKLEREVFGQTKAGETVYRAEIKGGGLTARIITWGAVIQDLRLAGHDAPLQLGFEDFDSYPLYSAYFGATPGRCANRVGGGRFTLDGKDYQLEQNENGVTHLHGGSDNIAKRNWTIVEHEVDRLIMKIVDPDGRAGYPGNCTIQATFRVHGNGELSITYESTSDRPTLANVCQHAYFNLDGREDALGHDIMIAADHYLPTDEKQVPTGEIRPVDGTEFDFREMAPMKRFVGSEQVLYDHNFCLSRERTAKRTVALARSLYSGVSLEVRSTEPGVQFYAGFKLNTGAPGLDGRKYGPFAGFCLETQVWPDAINHEGFPNAVLRPGEVLRQETDYIFTKS, via the coding sequence ATGTCGGAGAAGTTGGAGCGAGAAGTTTTCGGGCAGACGAAGGCGGGTGAAACCGTCTACCGCGCAGAGATTAAGGGCGGAGGGCTGACGGCCAGAATCATCACCTGGGGTGCGGTTATCCAGGATCTGCGCCTTGCGGGCCATGACGCGCCGCTGCAGCTCGGCTTTGAGGATTTCGACAGCTACCCCCTCTATTCGGCCTATTTCGGCGCGACACCCGGCCGCTGCGCCAACCGCGTCGGCGGCGGCAGGTTCACGCTCGATGGCAAGGACTACCAGCTCGAGCAAAACGAAAACGGCGTCACGCATCTGCATGGTGGCAGCGACAATATCGCCAAGCGCAACTGGACGATCGTCGAGCATGAAGTCGACCGCCTGATAATGAAGATCGTCGATCCTGACGGCCGCGCCGGCTATCCCGGCAATTGCACCATCCAGGCGACATTCCGGGTGCATGGCAATGGGGAACTGTCGATCACCTACGAATCGACCAGCGATCGGCCGACGCTCGCCAATGTCTGCCAGCACGCTTATTTCAATCTCGACGGACGCGAGGATGCGCTGGGCCACGACATCATGATCGCCGCCGATCACTATCTGCCGACCGACGAGAAGCAGGTGCCGACCGGCGAGATCCGGCCCGTCGACGGAACCGAATTCGATTTCCGCGAGATGGCCCCGATGAAACGTTTCGTCGGCAGCGAACAGGTGTTGTACGACCATAATTTCTGCCTGTCCCGCGAACGCACCGCCAAGCGGACCGTCGCGCTCGCCCGCAGCCTCTATTCCGGCGTGTCGCTGGAAGTGCGCAGCACCGAGCCGGGCGTGCAGTTCTATGCCGGCTTTAAGCTCAACACAGGGGCTCCCGGCCTCGACGGGCGTAAATACGGCCCGTTCGCCGGCTTCTGCCTGGAGACCCAGGTCTGGCCGGATGCGATCAACCACGAGGGCTTCCCGAATGCGGTGCTGCGTCCGGGCGAGGTGCTGCGCCAGGAGACGGATTATATCTTCACCAAGAGCTGA
- a CDS encoding DUF1839 family protein, with translation MTSVTSVFPGISPETYRQHALHSGERAWPETNCYVDLWIEVLATSGAAPEAMLGFTLAQDFEGDQFTFFKVPLEDLEALYGIRATELAIYDRVERHVEVQIARGRLCLIEMDSFYMPDTRGTAYRQEHGKTTVAINRLDVVAKRIEYFHNAGYFHVEGDDFDGLFQQQLTESDPPFLPYTEFARFPEKPADEAHLRATARRLAGFHFARRPRQNPLRAFARVFPQQVEAVAERPFGFFHKYAFNTLRQVGANFELAADYLSWLSSTEFAAAAEDARRISDAAKSVQFQLARAVARRKFEPLQAALDPAADAWDSMMASLAERI, from the coding sequence ATGACATCGGTGACATCGGTCTTCCCGGGGATAAGTCCGGAAACCTACCGGCAGCACGCGCTGCATTCCGGCGAGCGCGCATGGCCGGAAACCAACTGTTATGTCGATCTCTGGATCGAAGTGCTGGCGACTTCAGGCGCTGCCCCCGAGGCGATGCTGGGTTTCACCCTGGCGCAGGATTTCGAGGGCGACCAATTCACCTTCTTCAAAGTTCCGCTCGAAGATCTCGAAGCGCTCTACGGCATCCGCGCGACCGAGCTTGCGATCTACGACCGCGTCGAACGGCATGTCGAAGTGCAGATCGCGCGGGGTCGTCTTTGCCTGATCGAAATGGATTCCTTTTATATGCCGGACACCCGTGGCACCGCCTATCGGCAGGAGCACGGGAAGACGACGGTTGCAATCAACCGGTTGGACGTTGTGGCAAAGCGCATCGAATATTTTCACAATGCCGGCTATTTCCACGTCGAAGGCGACGATTTCGACGGGCTGTTCCAGCAGCAGCTGACGGAGAGCGACCCGCCGTTCCTCCCCTATACGGAATTTGCGCGTTTTCCGGAAAAGCCCGCCGATGAAGCGCATCTTCGCGCGACCGCGCGGCGCCTTGCAGGTTTTCACTTCGCCAGGCGCCCCCGCCAAAACCCGCTCCGCGCCTTTGCCCGCGTCTTCCCGCAGCAGGTGGAAGCGGTGGCGGAGCGGCCGTTCGGATTCTTCCACAAATACGCCTTCAACACGCTCCGTCAGGTGGGCGCCAATTTCGAGCTGGCGGCTGATTATCTGAGCTGGCTGTCCTCAACCGAATTCGCGGCGGCCGCCGAGGATGCCCGGCGAATTTCCGACGCGGCGAAATCCGTGCAGTTCCAACTTGCCCGCGCTGTCGCCCGCAGGAAGTTCGAGCCGCTTCAGGCGGCACTTGATCCGGCCGCCGATGCATGGGATTCCATGATGGCATCGCTTGCGGAGCGAATCTGA
- a CDS encoding acyl-CoA dehydrogenase family protein: MNFPVKIIEDGLVARVARVAEVAAKHADAVDVEGRFPREAVDAMKAERLLGIQVPRHLGGESASITEIAELCSMLSQACAASAMVFAMHHIKLSSLVEHGADSEWHCGFMRGIAAEQLLIASATTEGGIGGNLRNSICAIEVDGDICRLEKDATVISYGSHADAILITSRAHAQAASSDQVLTAFLKDQYTLEKTHVWNTLGMRGTCSDGFLFKGEAPARQILPKPFAEIAAQSMLASSHLLWSGVWYGIAVDAVARAQAFVRAAARKAPDAQPPGALRLAEVSNLLQMVKSNVVAGLKAYEDAKANPDRLSSMGFAVAMNNVKIASSETILEIVNHAMLICGIMGYKNGTPFSLGRHLRDAHSAQLMISNDRILGNTSSMLLVHKQDTSLLG; the protein is encoded by the coding sequence ATGAATTTCCCCGTCAAGATCATTGAAGACGGGCTTGTCGCAAGGGTCGCCCGCGTCGCTGAAGTCGCGGCGAAACACGCGGATGCGGTCGACGTCGAAGGCCGCTTCCCACGGGAAGCCGTGGATGCGATGAAGGCCGAAAGGCTGCTCGGCATTCAGGTGCCGCGCCATCTCGGCGGGGAATCGGCCTCGATCACTGAAATCGCCGAATTGTGCTCGATGCTCAGCCAGGCCTGCGCGGCAAGCGCCATGGTCTTCGCCATGCACCACATCAAGCTGTCCAGCCTCGTCGAACACGGCGCCGATAGCGAATGGCATTGCGGCTTCATGCGCGGCATCGCTGCCGAACAGCTGCTGATCGCATCGGCCACCACCGAAGGCGGCATCGGAGGCAACCTCCGCAACAGCATTTGCGCCATCGAGGTCGACGGGGATATCTGCCGACTCGAAAAGGATGCAACGGTCATTTCCTATGGGTCGCATGCTGACGCCATCCTCATCACTTCGCGTGCCCATGCGCAGGCCGCCTCTTCCGACCAGGTACTGACGGCTTTCCTCAAGGATCAGTACACGCTCGAGAAAACGCATGTCTGGAATACGCTCGGAATGCGCGGCACCTGCTCGGACGGCTTCCTCTTCAAAGGCGAAGCACCGGCGCGGCAAATCCTGCCGAAGCCTTTCGCTGAGATCGCCGCGCAATCCATGCTCGCTTCCTCGCATCTGCTCTGGAGTGGCGTCTGGTACGGCATCGCGGTCGACGCCGTAGCGCGCGCCCAGGCCTTCGTGCGCGCCGCCGCCCGCAAGGCCCCTGACGCCCAGCCGCCCGGAGCACTACGCCTCGCCGAGGTTTCGAATCTGCTGCAGATGGTGAAATCCAACGTCGTTGCCGGCCTAAAGGCCTACGAGGACGCCAAAGCCAATCCCGACCGGCTGTCGTCGATGGGTTTTGCCGTGGCGATGAACAATGTCAAGATCGCCTCTTCCGAGACGATCCTGGAGATCGTCAACCACGCCATGCTGATCTGCGGCATCATGGGTTATAAAAATGGCACGCCCTTCAGCCTCGGGCGGCATCTGCGCGACGCGCATTCCGCACAGTTGATGATCTCGAACGACCGCATCCTCGGCAATACGTCGAGCATGCTTCTCGTCCACAAGCAGGACACTAGCCTACTGGGGTAA
- a CDS encoding amino acid--[acyl-carrier-protein] ligase: MDMQTSFLDRLFESGLLIDTGVDGLYGRSGQFEDVITAFERLIDTFGGADGAEAMRFPPGMNRALFEKSGYMKSFPQLAGTVHSFCGSELDHMSLLECMEVGDDWTKGQQATDIVLTPAACYPLYPTVAKRGNLPKTGGLFDLQSYCFRHEPSKDPARQQLFRMREYVCMGTEQHVTDFRQKWMDRGLEMMKQVGLDVTIDVANDPFFGRAGKMMVNNQRDQNLKFELLIPITSVAKPTACMSFNYHQDSFGLKWGLNLEDGSVAHTACVGFGLERIALALFHHHGLDVKEWPASIRKTLWG; the protein is encoded by the coding sequence ATGGATATGCAGACCTCTTTTCTCGACCGGCTCTTCGAATCCGGCCTGCTGATCGACACCGGCGTTGACGGTCTCTATGGCCGCAGCGGCCAGTTCGAAGATGTCATCACCGCCTTCGAACGGCTGATCGATACGTTCGGCGGCGCCGACGGCGCCGAGGCGATGCGTTTTCCGCCCGGCATGAACCGCGCGCTCTTCGAAAAGAGCGGCTACATGAAGAGCTTCCCGCAGCTGGCCGGCACCGTGCACAGTTTCTGCGGCAGCGAGCTCGATCATATGAGCCTGCTTGAATGCATGGAGGTCGGAGACGACTGGACCAAGGGCCAGCAGGCGACCGATATCGTGCTGACGCCGGCTGCCTGCTACCCGCTTTATCCGACAGTCGCCAAGCGCGGCAACCTGCCGAAGACCGGCGGCCTGTTCGATCTGCAGTCCTATTGCTTCCGCCACGAACCGTCGAAGGATCCGGCCCGCCAGCAGCTCTTCCGCATGCGCGAATATGTCTGCATGGGAACTGAGCAGCACGTCACCGATTTCCGCCAGAAGTGGATGGACCGCGGCCTCGAAATGATGAAGCAGGTCGGCCTCGACGTGACCATCGACGTTGCCAACGATCCGTTCTTCGGCCGCGCCGGCAAGATGATGGTCAACAATCAGCGTGACCAGAACCTGAAGTTCGAACTGCTGATTCCGATTACCTCAGTTGCTAAGCCGACCGCCTGCATGAGCTTCAATTACCATCAGGACTCCTTCGGACTGAAGTGGGGCCTCAATCTCGAAGACGGCAGCGTTGCGCACACCGCCTGCGTCGGCTTCGGTTTGGAGCGTATCGCGCTCGCCCTCTTCCACCATCATGGTCTCGACGTGAAGGAATGGCCGGCCAGCATACGGAAAACGCTGTGGGGCTGA
- the efp gene encoding elongation factor P, protein MVKVIASSVRKGNVLDVDGKLYVVLTAQNFHPGKGTPVTQVDMRRIVDGVKVSERWRTTEQVERAFVEDVNFQYLYEDGEGFHFMNPATYDQVVVSQETMGDQKAYLQEGMTCILSIHEGIPLALELPRHVTLEITETEPVVKGQTASSSYKPAMLSNGIRTMVPPHIDAGTRVVIATEDNSYVERAKD, encoded by the coding sequence ATGGTCAAGGTCATCGCCTCTTCGGTCCGCAAGGGCAACGTTCTCGACGTGGACGGCAAGCTCTACGTCGTTCTCACCGCCCAGAACTTTCATCCGGGCAAGGGAACGCCGGTCACCCAGGTCGACATGCGCCGCATCGTCGATGGCGTGAAGGTTTCCGAACGCTGGCGCACCACTGAACAGGTCGAGCGCGCCTTCGTGGAAGACGTCAACTTCCAGTATCTCTATGAGGACGGCGAAGGCTTCCACTTCATGAATCCGGCAACCTACGACCAGGTGGTCGTCAGCCAGGAAACCATGGGTGACCAGAAGGCCTATCTCCAGGAAGGCATGACCTGCATCCTGTCGATCCACGAAGGTATCCCGCTGGCGCTCGAGCTGCCGCGCCACGTGACCCTCGAAATCACCGAGACCGAACCGGTCGTCAAAGGTCAGACGGCATCCTCTTCCTACAAGCCGGCTATGCTGTCCAACGGCATCCGCACCATGGTGCCGCCGCACATCGACGCCGGTACCCGTGTCGTCATCGCGACGGAAGACAACTCCTACGTCGAACGCGCCAAGGATTGA
- a CDS encoding acyl carrier protein has translation MNKTIRDLVAKFGKLPTSVDQIADDADLYAAGLTSFASVQLMLGIEEAFDIEFPDNLLNRKSFASISAIAKTVDLIRDGRKVA, from the coding sequence ATGAATAAGACAATCCGCGACCTCGTAGCCAAATTCGGCAAACTTCCGACGTCGGTCGACCAGATCGCCGACGACGCCGATCTTTATGCGGCAGGTCTGACGTCCTTTGCTTCGGTGCAGCTGATGCTGGGCATTGAAGAGGCATTCGACATCGAATTTCCCGACAATCTGCTGAACCGCAAATCCTTTGCAAGTATTTCGGCCATCGCCAAAACCGTCGATCTCATACGGGACGGCCGGAAGGTCGCCTGA
- a CDS encoding GntR family transcriptional regulator, translating to MNRTSLIAELSRRGLRDDALAGPLYKRLAQALTSLIQEGLLKPGAALPGERDLAEALKLGRVTVRTAYRDLMAAGALESRHGSGTFVSGKVERMEQSLWRLSSFSADMRSRGRLPAARILSQEVNTPSPEESFLLGLGGDEPVLRLDRLRLADGLPLAIERAVVPVKFLGENAGGEGSLYDALAANGHRPVRALQRLTAVTLDASYAAMLNVKTGAPALLIERVSRLEDQRVVEYTRSHYRGDAYDFVAELRIGDDHE from the coding sequence ATGAATAGAACCAGTCTGATAGCGGAACTGAGCAGACGCGGCCTGCGCGACGACGCTCTGGCCGGCCCGCTCTACAAGCGGCTGGCTCAGGCGCTGACCAGTCTCATTCAGGAAGGATTGCTGAAGCCCGGCGCGGCGCTGCCGGGCGAGCGCGACCTTGCGGAGGCTCTCAAGCTCGGCCGCGTCACCGTACGCACCGCCTATCGCGACCTGATGGCGGCGGGCGCGCTGGAATCGCGCCATGGAAGCGGTACCTTCGTATCGGGCAAGGTGGAGCGCATGGAACAGTCGCTCTGGCGGCTTTCCTCCTTCTCCGCCGACATGCGCTCGCGCGGGCGTCTGCCGGCCGCACGAATATTGTCGCAGGAGGTCAACACGCCGTCGCCGGAAGAATCCTTCCTGCTTGGCCTCGGCGGCGACGAGCCGGTGCTGAGGCTCGACCGGCTGCGCCTCGCCGACGGGCTGCCGCTGGCGATCGAGCGCGCCGTGGTGCCGGTCAAATTTCTCGGGGAGAACGCCGGCGGCGAGGGATCGCTTTACGATGCGCTGGCGGCAAACGGCCATCGGCCGGTGCGCGCGCTGCAGCGTCTGACCGCCGTCACACTGGATGCGTCCTACGCTGCAATGCTGAACGTCAAAACAGGAGCGCCGGCGCTCCTGATCGAACGTGTCTCGCGGCTGGAAGACCAGCGTGTCGTCGAATACACCCGCTCGCATTATCGCGGCGATGCCTATGATTTCGTCGCCGAATTGAGAATTGGAGATGACCATGAGTGA
- the metA gene encoding homoserine O-acetyltransferase MetA yields the protein MPIKIPDTLPAFETLVQEGVRVMTETMAIRQDIRPLQIGLLNLMPNKIKTELQMARLVGASPLQVELSLIRIGGHKAKNTSEDHLLAFYQTWEEVKQRKFDGFIITGAPIELLPYEDVTYWGEMQEIFNWTETNVHSTMNVCWGAMAAIYHFHGVPKYELKEKAFGVYRHRNLKPSSIYLNGFSDNFEVPVSRWTEVRREDIEKSESLEILMESSEMGVCLVHEKRGRRLYMFNHVEYDSTSLSDEYFRDVDAGVPIKMPHNYFPHNDPSLAPQNRWRSHAHLLFGNWINEIYQTTPYDLEEIGMDL from the coding sequence ATGCCCATCAAGATCCCCGATACTCTGCCCGCCTTCGAAACCCTGGTTCAGGAAGGTGTGCGGGTGATGACCGAGACGATGGCGATCCGTCAGGATATAAGACCGTTGCAGATCGGCCTGCTCAACCTGATGCCCAACAAGATCAAGACAGAACTGCAGATGGCCCGCCTCGTCGGCGCTTCGCCGCTGCAGGTGGAGCTGTCGCTCATCCGCATCGGCGGGCACAAGGCGAAGAACACGTCCGAAGATCACCTGCTCGCCTTCTACCAGACCTGGGAAGAGGTAAAGCAGCGCAAGTTCGACGGTTTCATCATCACCGGGGCGCCAATCGAGCTTCTGCCCTATGAGGACGTTACCTATTGGGGAGAGATGCAGGAGATCTTCAATTGGACGGAGACCAACGTCCATTCGACGATGAACGTCTGCTGGGGCGCTATGGCGGCGATCTATCACTTCCACGGCGTTCCGAAATACGAGCTGAAGGAAAAGGCCTTCGGGGTCTACCGCCACCGGAACCTCAAACCTTCCTCCATCTATCTGAACGGCTTTTCCGACAACTTCGAGGTGCCGGTGTCCCGATGGACCGAGGTACGCCGCGAAGATATCGAAAAATCCGAAAGCCTGGAAATCCTGATGGAGTCCAGCGAGATGGGCGTATGCCTCGTGCACGAGAAGAGGGGCCGTCGGCTCTACATGTTCAACCACGTCGAATATGACTCCACCTCGCTTTCCGACGAGTATTTTCGCGATGTGGATGCCGGCGTGCCGATCAAGATGCCGCACAACTACTTCCCGCATAATGACCCATCGCTTGCGCCGCAGAACCGCTGGCGCAGCCATGCGCATCTGCTTTTCGGCAATTGGATCAACGAGATCTATCAGACGACACCCTACGATCTCGAAGAGATTGGTATGGATCTCTGA
- the nagA gene encoding N-acetylglucosamine-6-phosphate deacetylase, producing the protein MGRKIFVGARIFDGERFHDDKVLIVADGRVERIAAANDRPDGEKVKLEGGVLSAGFIDAQVNGGGGRMLNDEPSATSMAIIAGGHRPYGTTSLLPTLITDTSEATNAAIEAAKEAVKENRGVAGLHLEGPHLAPARKGAHLAELMRPVEDGDVKAFIRLREAIGTLLVTIAAEQVTVAQVRELAEAGVIVSLGHSDCSSEAAEERFDAGARGVTHLFNAMSQMGHRAPGLVGAAIDHPATWCGIIADGHHVDPKALRTALRAKRGEGKLFFVTDAMSLVGSQQDSFTLNGRTVRRERGGFCSKLVLSDGTLAGSDIDMISAIRYGVTYLDLTLAEALRMATLYPARFLRLADRGHLSPGARADLVHLTDALTVTSTWLAGEAA; encoded by the coding sequence ATGGGGCGCAAGATCTTCGTCGGCGCTCGCATCTTCGACGGTGAGCGCTTCCATGACGACAAGGTGCTCATCGTTGCCGACGGCCGCGTCGAAAGAATCGCCGCGGCAAATGACCGGCCTGATGGCGAGAAGGTTAAACTTGAGGGTGGCGTCCTGTCGGCCGGCTTCATTGATGCGCAGGTCAATGGCGGCGGCGGCCGGATGCTGAACGACGAGCCTTCCGCGACATCAATGGCTATTATCGCCGGCGGGCACAGGCCCTATGGCACGACATCGCTGTTGCCGACCTTGATTACCGATACATCGGAGGCGACCAATGCCGCCATCGAGGCGGCGAAGGAGGCTGTCAAGGAAAACCGCGGCGTCGCCGGACTGCATCTCGAAGGCCCGCATCTGGCGCCAGCCCGCAAAGGTGCTCATCTGGCCGAGCTGATGCGGCCGGTGGAGGATGGCGACGTCAAGGCATTTATTCGGTTACGTGAGGCAATCGGCACGCTGCTCGTCACGATTGCGGCCGAGCAAGTGACGGTCGCCCAGGTGCGCGAGCTTGCCGAAGCCGGCGTCATCGTCAGCCTTGGTCATTCCGATTGTTCGAGCGAGGCGGCGGAGGAGCGTTTCGATGCCGGAGCGCGTGGCGTCACCCACCTCTTCAACGCCATGAGCCAGATGGGGCACCGTGCTCCCGGGCTCGTCGGCGCAGCCATTGATCATCCCGCGACCTGGTGCGGCATCATTGCCGACGGCCATCACGTCGATCCGAAGGCACTGCGCACGGCCCTGCGCGCCAAGCGCGGCGAAGGCAAGCTGTTCTTCGTCACCGATGCCATGTCGCTTGTCGGCTCGCAGCAGGACTCGTTCACGCTGAATGGACGCACCGTCCGGCGCGAAAGGGGGGGATTCTGTTCGAAGCTCGTGCTTTCCGACGGGACGCTCGCGGGCTCCGACATCGACATGATTTCGGCAATCCGCTACGGCGTCACTTATCTCGATCTGACGCTCGCCGAAGCTTTGCGCATGGCGACCCTTTATCCCGCGCGTTTCCTGAGGCTTGCCGACCGCGGCCATCTCTCGCCGGGCGCGCGCGCCGATCTTGTCCATCTGACCGATGCCCTCACTGTTACATCCACCTGGCTTGCCGGCGAGGCCGCCTGA
- a CDS encoding SIS domain-containing protein: MSENQSLMLQEAGQSPEVVAMLLEKEKPVFAEIARLFSSSRPSVVTTAARGSSDHAATFFKYLFEITCGVPVASVGPSIASVYGAALNLKGGVHFTVSQSGASPDIVALQEAAKKGGAATIAIVNVTDSPLAKQADIVLGLNAGAERSVAATKSFIASVAALSGVTAAIGNASDLQTALGKLPEALSATAGIDTAAAEEVLFNATSLYTAGRGPAFAIALEAALKAKETSGLHAEAFSLAELMHGPMRLVQPGFPIVAFSPDDAAFANNGQALERLQKLGATTVGFSTQPLSGISLRVPTTGNGLIDPLVSLLVYYRLIESVTRRKGFDPDRPANLLKVTETV; encoded by the coding sequence ATGAGTGAGAACCAGTCGCTGATGCTGCAGGAAGCCGGCCAGTCACCGGAGGTGGTGGCCATGCTTCTCGAAAAGGAAAAGCCGGTCTTTGCCGAAATCGCCAGGCTGTTTTCGTCCTCCCGCCCGAGCGTGGTGACGACGGCGGCGCGCGGCTCCTCGGACCATGCCGCCACCTTCTTCAAATATCTCTTCGAGATCACCTGCGGTGTGCCGGTCGCATCGGTCGGCCCGTCGATTGCGTCCGTCTATGGCGCCGCCCTCAACCTGAAGGGCGGTGTGCATTTCACCGTCTCGCAGTCGGGTGCAAGTCCCGATATCGTCGCCCTGCAGGAGGCGGCCAAAAAGGGCGGCGCGGCGACGATCGCCATCGTCAACGTTACCGATAGCCCGCTTGCGAAACAGGCAGACATCGTCCTCGGTCTCAATGCCGGCGCGGAAAGAAGTGTTGCGGCAACGAAGTCCTTCATCGCCTCCGTCGCCGCGCTTTCCGGCGTGACGGCGGCAATCGGTAACGCGTCCGACCTGCAGACGGCACTCGGCAAGCTGCCGGAGGCGCTTTCGGCGACCGCCGGGATCGACACGGCGGCGGCCGAGGAGGTGCTGTTCAATGCGACCTCGCTCTACACGGCCGGCCGCGGCCCGGCCTTTGCGATCGCGCTCGAAGCAGCATTGAAGGCCAAGGAAACATCCGGCCTGCATGCCGAGGCCTTTTCGCTGGCGGAACTGATGCATGGCCCGATGCGCCTGGTGCAGCCGGGCTTTCCGATCGTCGCCTTCTCCCCTGACGACGCGGCCTTCGCCAATAACGGCCAGGCGCTGGAGCGCCTGCAGAAGCTCGGCGCCACCACGGTCGGTTTCTCCACGCAGCCGCTCTCCGGCATCAGTCTGCGTGTGCCGACGACGGGCAACGGCCTGATCGATCCGCTGGTGTCGCTGCTCGTCTATTACCGGCTGATCGAGTCGGTGACGCGCCGCAAGGGCTTCGACCCCGACCGGCCAGCGAATCTGCTCAAAGTGACGGAGACGGTCTGA
- a CDS encoding SIS domain-containing protein, which produces MTDITDAYFSNLIGRLEELKQTLAEPMARAAAVILDAARGDKRVYVFGTGHSHMLAEEVHYRAGGLAFTVPVLVGSAMLHEGAVISSVYERTQGLVRPMLERYGMQPGDVIIIASNSGVNAAPIEAADYAREIGAKVIAITSIAYSSAIANGRRRLAEVADVVLDNGLPPGDAVVELEGMGLRVGPVSTAVGVTVINAIFAEVASELSKSGDAPVYLSANMPGAAEINQKLVKKYRSRNPHL; this is translated from the coding sequence ATGACTGACATCACGGACGCCTATTTCTCCAATCTGATCGGCCGGCTTGAAGAGCTGAAGCAGACGCTTGCCGAGCCGATGGCCAGAGCAGCGGCGGTCATCCTCGATGCTGCCCGCGGCGACAAACGCGTCTATGTCTTCGGTACCGGCCATTCGCATATGCTGGCGGAAGAAGTGCACTATCGCGCCGGCGGGCTCGCCTTCACCGTGCCGGTGCTCGTCGGGTCGGCCATGCTGCACGAGGGGGCGGTGATCAGCTCGGTCTATGAGCGCACACAGGGCTTGGTGCGGCCGATGCTGGAGCGTTACGGCATGCAGCCGGGCGATGTCATCATCATCGCCTCCAATTCGGGCGTGAACGCCGCCCCGATCGAAGCCGCCGACTATGCGCGCGAAATTGGCGCAAAGGTGATCGCCATCACGTCGATTGCCTATTCCTCAGCGATCGCCAATGGCCGCCGGCGCCTTGCCGAAGTCGCCGATGTGGTGCTGGACAACGGACTGCCGCCGGGAGACGCCGTTGTCGAGCTCGAAGGCATGGGGCTTCGGGTTGGGCCTGTCTCGACGGCGGTCGGGGTGACGGTCATCAACGCGATCTTTGCCGAAGTCGCCTCGGAGCTTTCGAAATCCGGCGATGCGCCGGTCTATCTCAGCGCCAATATGCCGGGCGCAGCCGAGATCAACCAGAAGCTCGTCAAGAAATACCGGTCGCGCAACCCGCATCTCTGA
- a CDS encoding lysine-2,3-aminomutase-like protein, whose protein sequence is MNVLKPVKSVDDLLKAGLATAGDRAILDEIAARYAIALTPAMTRLIDSADPDDPIARQFVPDAAELIVAPEERADPIGDHAHSPVEGIVHRYPDRVLLKAVHVCPVYCRFCFRREMVGPQGLGTLDAAAMQAALDYIGGRPEIWEVILTGGDPLVLSPRRLRDIMEALAAIAHVKIVRFHTRVPVVDPEKIDAALIAALKASGKTVYLALHANHVRELTTEARAACGRLVDAGIAMVSQTVLLKGINDDPEVLAELMKAFVEIRVKPYYLHHPDLAPGTGHFRLTIDEGQRIVAALRGRISGLCQPTYILDIPGGHGKAVISGSTVQATGDGCYSVSDYRGGEHSYPPA, encoded by the coding sequence ATGAACGTCCTCAAACCGGTCAAGAGCGTCGACGATCTTCTAAAGGCGGGGTTAGCCACGGCTGGCGATCGCGCAATTCTTGACGAAATAGCCGCTCGTTACGCCATCGCCTTGACGCCCGCGATGACCAGACTGATTGACAGCGCCGATCCTGATGATCCGATCGCGCGGCAGTTCGTGCCTGACGCTGCCGAACTTATCGTCGCCCCCGAAGAACGCGCCGATCCGATCGGCGACCATGCCCACAGCCCTGTCGAAGGCATCGTCCATCGTTATCCCGACCGCGTGTTGCTCAAGGCCGTGCATGTCTGCCCGGTTTATTGCCGCTTCTGCTTCCGCCGCGAAATGGTCGGGCCGCAGGGTTTGGGCACGCTCGATGCGGCGGCGATGCAGGCAGCTCTCGATTATATCGGCGGCCGCCCGGAGATCTGGGAGGTCATCCTGACCGGCGGCGATCCGCTGGTGCTTTCGCCGCGCCGGCTCCGCGACATCATGGAGGCGCTTGCCGCGATCGCGCATGTGAAGATCGTGCGCTTCCACACCCGCGTTCCGGTCGTCGATCCCGAGAAGATCGATGCGGCGCTGATCGCCGCGCTGAAGGCGAGCGGCAAGACCGTCTATCTGGCGCTGCATGCCAACCATGTCAGGGAACTGACGACGGAAGCGCGCGCGGCCTGTGGGCGCCTCGTCGATGCCGGCATCGCGATGGTCAGCCAAACGGTGCTGCTCAAGGGCATCAACGATGATCCCGAGGTGCTGGCCGAACTGATGAAGGCCTTCGTCGAAATCCGCGTCAAACCCTATTACCTCCATCATCCCGATCTTGCGCCCGGCACTGGCCATTTCAGATTGACGATCGACGAGGGCCAGAGGATCGTGGCGGCGCTGCGCGGGCGGATTTCCGGCCTCTGCCAGCCGACCTACATCCTCGATATCCCAGGCGGTCACGGCAAGGCCGTCATCAGCGGAAGCACTGTTCAGGCAACGGGCGACGGCTGTTATTCCGTTTCGGATTACCGCGGCGGCGAGCATTCCTATCCGCCGGCCTGA